Proteins co-encoded in one Spirosoma endbachense genomic window:
- a CDS encoding PorP/SprF family type IX secretion system membrane protein has translation MANQFSTKKWAVGLLLILGIGSKPAQAQQDKMFSQYMFNMMALNPAYAGSRDVLSMSALYRNQWTGVEGAPQTATFTMDMPLNRERVGVGLQLYGDKYGAVSEAGGFASYAFRIKVGAKSTLALGLQAGAASYNVNLADIKTTPDGSGQLDPAFANNISKILPNFGTGIYLSNDRSYISLSVPRLIKNKLTEYNVGNVISTQRRHAYLAAGFVVGLSPVVKMKPSMLVKYAEGAPLGFDGNINFWFADRVAIGASIRRNQFSDWSPVGTDALVGMLEVQLTDQFRFGYAYDRTMNNFKDIAPSSHEIMLRYEFGFGKNRILTPRYF, from the coding sequence ATGGCAAATCAGTTTTCAACAAAAAAGTGGGCGGTAGGGCTGCTGCTGATCCTTGGGATCGGCAGCAAGCCGGCCCAGGCTCAGCAGGACAAGATGTTCTCGCAGTACATGTTCAACATGATGGCTTTGAACCCAGCCTATGCAGGCAGTCGGGATGTCCTGAGCATGTCTGCCCTGTACCGCAACCAGTGGACAGGGGTGGAGGGAGCACCGCAAACGGCGACCTTTACGATGGATATGCCACTAAACCGGGAGCGGGTAGGCGTCGGTCTACAGTTGTACGGGGATAAGTATGGGGCGGTCTCGGAAGCGGGCGGTTTTGCCTCGTATGCGTTCCGAATCAAAGTGGGCGCCAAGAGTACGCTGGCATTGGGTTTACAGGCTGGCGCGGCCAGTTACAATGTGAACCTGGCCGATATCAAGACGACTCCAGACGGGTCGGGTCAGTTGGACCCGGCTTTTGCCAACAACATTTCGAAGATCCTGCCCAATTTCGGTACCGGGATTTACCTGAGCAATGACCGGTCGTATATCAGTTTATCGGTGCCCCGCCTGATCAAGAACAAGCTAACGGAGTACAATGTAGGAAACGTGATCTCGACGCAACGTCGTCATGCGTATCTAGCGGCCGGATTTGTGGTTGGCCTGAGCCCGGTGGTGAAGATGAAGCCATCGATGCTGGTGAAGTATGCAGAGGGCGCTCCGCTGGGCTTTGATGGGAACATCAACTTCTGGTTTGCGGATCGGGTCGCGATCGGAGCGTCGATCCGACGGAATCAGTTTTCGGACTGGAGCCCCGTGGGTACAGATGCACTGGTCGGGATGCTGGAGGTGCAGTTGACGGATCAGTTCCGGTTCGGCTATGCGTATGATCGGACGATGAACAATTTCAAGGACATCGCCCCAAGTTCGCATGAGATCATGTTGCGGTATGAGTTTGGTTTCGGCAAGAATCGCATCCTCACGCCCAGGTATTTCTGA
- a CDS encoding OmpA family protein has protein sequence MIRICPLFSLLWLLIGQVFAQSLSKQADRQFDQLAYAQAVNLYEQALTGTASLPENERRAAKVKLGYSYHQIHDTKNAERVYRDLIAGGELPPEYSQSYLYYAQALASNGKYREAQEMYEKYSNVQTDDKRGAKFTKLYRDVTPLTSNADSYKVEFLKLNTRKAEFSPILYKGGLVFVSTGEPNGIKRVFKWNSTPFLDLYYLPEAKDLRGSTASRLGGSTPKAKKAPKTMLIRPLGSDDYTAQTANDSRTVGFFGGNNINAGLGYSEEAVSESDQFSRSLNTKYHEGPATFTKDGSRVIFTRNNFNDGKSRKSTDGVNKLKLYTSTQTSGYWGKVEELPFNNDEFSTGHPALSPDDQFLYFSSDRPGGFGGTDIYVSKWTNGKWSEPINLGKDVNTKGNEMFPFIDEKGNLYLASDGQAGLGGLDIFYAQLSDDGQHVKNLRNVGEPINSPQDDFGIVTDAERKTGYFSSNRKNGGADDDVYRFTREGPMYACRELMVSVFDADSKEPLANTSVAVEREGKANDKQLKTDAEGLMRICLDADSDFKFLASREGYIDNKIGFSTKDLSDDLPSRIEIPLAKPKEEAKPATSKLRGVVTTQTNKKPIAGVKVVLVNECDGTSQETTTGADGSYEFMVQSGCDYSLEAMKDNMGTNGGRITKDGSGSPDLTMFKKGDVIKIDNIYYDLNKATIRPDAALELDKVVALMAKYPTMKIEMRSHTDSRATSTYNKTLSSNRAKAAVAYLKKKGISAKRMVAKGYGESLLLNKCKDGVNCPEEVHQQNRRTEIKILTLE, from the coding sequence ATGATACGGATTTGCCCGCTTTTTAGTTTGCTCTGGCTGCTTATCGGACAGGTGTTCGCACAGTCGCTCAGTAAACAGGCCGATCGCCAGTTCGATCAACTGGCCTATGCTCAGGCCGTTAATCTATATGAACAAGCCCTGACGGGCACTGCATCGTTACCGGAAAATGAACGTCGAGCCGCTAAAGTGAAATTAGGGTATAGTTACCATCAGATTCATGATACGAAGAATGCTGAACGAGTTTATCGCGATCTAATTGCAGGGGGCGAACTCCCTCCGGAATATTCCCAAAGTTATCTTTATTATGCTCAGGCGCTGGCTAGCAATGGCAAATACCGCGAAGCGCAGGAGATGTACGAAAAATACAGTAACGTACAAACTGACGACAAACGGGGCGCCAAATTCACGAAGCTTTATCGTGACGTAACTCCATTGACGAGCAATGCCGACAGCTATAAAGTTGAGTTTTTGAAACTGAATACGCGTAAGGCGGAATTCAGTCCAATACTTTATAAAGGGGGATTGGTATTTGTTTCGACAGGTGAGCCAAACGGAATCAAGCGGGTATTCAAATGGAATAGTACACCATTTCTGGATCTGTATTATCTGCCAGAAGCCAAAGACCTTCGGGGTTCAACAGCATCCCGTCTGGGGGGGTCTACGCCAAAAGCTAAAAAGGCACCAAAGACCATGCTGATCCGGCCACTCGGTAGCGACGATTATACCGCACAAACGGCCAACGACTCACGGACGGTGGGTTTTTTTGGCGGAAATAATATCAACGCCGGACTAGGATATTCAGAGGAAGCAGTTAGCGAATCCGATCAGTTTAGCCGATCTCTGAACACAAAATACCATGAGGGCCCAGCAACGTTTACTAAAGATGGTAGCCGCGTAATTTTTACGCGAAATAACTTCAATGATGGGAAGTCTCGTAAAAGTACCGATGGGGTTAACAAACTTAAATTATATACATCAACACAAACAAGCGGCTATTGGGGTAAAGTAGAAGAGCTTCCGTTCAATAACGACGAATTTTCGACAGGGCATCCCGCTCTTTCCCCAGATGATCAATTCCTGTACTTTTCATCTGATCGCCCAGGAGGATTTGGTGGAACCGATATTTACGTGTCAAAATGGACGAATGGAAAGTGGTCGGAACCCATTAATCTGGGCAAAGATGTAAATACGAAAGGGAATGAAATGTTTCCATTCATTGATGAAAAAGGCAACCTCTACCTGGCTTCCGATGGGCAGGCCGGATTAGGAGGTCTGGATATATTTTATGCTCAGCTTTCTGACGATGGGCAGCATGTCAAAAACCTTCGGAATGTTGGCGAACCGATAAATTCTCCACAGGATGATTTCGGCATCGTAACCGATGCTGAACGCAAAACCGGGTACTTCAGCAGTAATCGCAAAAATGGCGGAGCTGATGATGATGTCTATCGTTTTACGCGTGAAGGACCTATGTATGCCTGCCGTGAACTGATGGTAAGTGTATTTGATGCTGACTCGAAAGAGCCATTGGCCAATACATCGGTGGCCGTTGAGCGTGAAGGCAAAGCGAACGACAAGCAACTCAAAACGGATGCCGAAGGGTTGATGCGGATTTGCCTCGACGCCGACAGTGATTTTAAATTCCTGGCAAGTCGTGAGGGTTATATTGATAATAAAATCGGATTCTCGACCAAAGATTTATCCGACGATTTGCCATCCCGTATCGAAATACCGCTCGCTAAGCCGAAAGAAGAGGCAAAACCTGCCACAAGCAAGCTGCGTGGTGTTGTAACGACCCAGACCAATAAGAAGCCTATTGCGGGTGTGAAAGTAGTATTGGTCAATGAATGTGACGGAACATCGCAGGAAACCACGACTGGGGCAGATGGTAGCTACGAGTTTATGGTACAGTCCGGTTGCGATTACTCGCTCGAAGCCATGAAAGACAATATGGGAACCAATGGTGGCAGGATTACTAAAGACGGTTCAGGATCGCCCGATCTGACGATGTTCAAGAAAGGCGATGTTATTAAAATTGATAACATTTATTATGACCTCAATAAAGCAACCATCCGTCCTGATGCAGCCCTCGAACTCGATAAAGTGGTAGCCCTGATGGCCAAATACCCGACAATGAAAATCGAAATGCGGTCGCATACCGATAGCCGGGCTACTTCCACATATAACAAAACATTATCGAGTAACCGCGCCAAAGCTGCCGTAGCTTACCTGAAGAAAAAAGGTATTTCGGCTAAGCGAATGGTTGCCAAAGGGTATGGAGAAAGCCTGTTACTGAACAAGTGCAAAGATGGCGTCAACTGTCCTGAAGAAGTACACCAGCAGAACCGTCGGACAGAAATCAAGATTCTGACGCTGGAGTAG
- a CDS encoding PorP/SprF family type IX secretion system membrane protein — protein sequence MSVFIRKNPLFLLFCFVVLVTARPALAQREVLYSQYLVNPLSINPAYAGSRESFHLSAFLRRKWITARNAPITQSVSGDGAIDNGRIGLGFQALNDRMGVLAATGVYGSVAYRFNLPALAKLSIGVQGGVNVLPVYDFTSASSLNRAVGSFGVGIYYQAEHFFGGISMPEIVSKGVNLAGQTIYPAVRPIMVNVGTKISIDEGTVLIPSILVSKIEDRPLGIDINARIWFGEEFGLGASYRSNSPGVIQTNYLQALAEYQLTKSIRIGYIFNSKTPESPLSNQYYEKSVHEIMFRFSPGLLKFSY from the coding sequence ATGTCTGTTTTTATCCGTAAAAATCCCCTTTTTCTGCTTTTTTGCTTTGTTGTACTAGTTACGGCTCGTCCTGCTCTGGCGCAACGCGAAGTACTTTACTCGCAATACCTGGTCAACCCATTAAGTATCAATCCGGCTTATGCGGGTAGTCGCGAGTCGTTTCATTTGTCGGCTTTTCTACGACGTAAATGGATAACTGCCCGTAATGCACCGATAACGCAGAGTGTTTCGGGCGATGGAGCCATAGACAATGGCCGGATTGGTTTGGGTTTTCAGGCCCTGAACGATCGTATGGGCGTGTTGGCCGCTACTGGTGTATATGGTAGTGTGGCGTATCGATTTAATTTGCCCGCCCTGGCTAAGCTATCGATCGGTGTGCAGGGTGGTGTCAACGTGTTACCGGTCTATGATTTCACCAGCGCATCGAGCCTGAACCGGGCTGTTGGAAGCTTTGGTGTTGGGATTTATTATCAGGCTGAACACTTTTTTGGCGGGATTTCGATGCCCGAAATCGTGTCGAAGGGAGTAAATCTGGCAGGACAGACAATTTATCCCGCCGTTCGGCCGATTATGGTGAATGTGGGTACGAAAATCAGCATTGACGAAGGAACCGTACTGATTCCATCTATTCTTGTATCCAAAATTGAAGATCGGCCATTGGGTATCGACATAAACGCCCGAATCTGGTTTGGCGAAGAATTTGGACTTGGGGCCTCCTATCGCAGTAACAGTCCTGGGGTTATTCAGACAAATTATTTGCAGGCTCTGGCAGAATATCAATTGACAAAATCAATTCGGATAGGATATATTTTTAACTCAAAAACACCCGAAAGCCCGTTGTCTAATCAGTATTATGAGAAGAGTGTTCATGAAATTATGTTTCGCTTTTCGCCGGGCCTACTCAAGTTTTCATATTAA
- a CDS encoding AAA family ATPase yields MFRYLTADSRMPNHQTIQNLYIPSDLDREFPMAPHFVQAFGSYPNYLHFNDDFKPSARALLDERGFDLINLSTRVNDDGWHTVERIYQHNDGVVLKAEFVGERFFRLYGFYRDEGSARALLDGFQDHKYVHEENQTHIYLIQSGLGGLHTERVEILPPDINLDLHYNDDFQPVHERLVTLLAQPKSKGLILLHGEPGTGKTTYIKYLSSLVKKDMLILPPYMTNYLTSPEIIPFLLDNKDSVLIIEDAERILQSREAGGDTNSVSNILNLTDGLLADCMHIQVIATFNASKHLLDKALLRKGRLMVDYAFGKLAADKANELLAHIGMEYRTKEPMTLADIFNMEEQTVSGERHEVKMGF; encoded by the coding sequence ATGTTCCGCTACCTGACGGCCGATAGCCGTATGCCTAATCATCAAACCATTCAAAACTTGTACATTCCCAGCGACCTCGATCGTGAGTTTCCGATGGCACCGCACTTTGTGCAGGCTTTTGGCAGCTATCCGAACTACCTGCATTTCAATGACGATTTTAAGCCGTCGGCACGGGCATTGCTGGATGAGCGTGGGTTTGACCTGATCAATCTCTCAACCCGCGTTAACGACGATGGTTGGCATACAGTTGAGCGTATCTATCAGCATAACGATGGTGTAGTGCTCAAGGCTGAGTTTGTTGGCGAGCGATTCTTTAGACTGTATGGATTTTACCGTGATGAGGGCTCTGCGCGGGCATTGCTGGATGGATTTCAGGATCATAAGTACGTTCATGAGGAAAATCAGACTCATATTTATTTGATTCAGAGTGGCTTGGGTGGGTTACATACCGAACGGGTTGAAATTCTGCCGCCTGATATCAACCTCGACCTGCATTATAATGACGATTTCCAGCCGGTTCATGAACGACTGGTTACGTTGCTGGCACAACCCAAAAGCAAAGGGTTGATTCTGCTTCATGGCGAACCCGGAACTGGCAAAACAACCTATATCAAATATCTGAGTTCACTGGTCAAAAAGGACATGCTTATTTTACCACCCTACATGACCAACTACCTGACATCGCCGGAGATCATTCCATTTTTGCTCGATAATAAAGACTCTGTACTGATTATTGAAGATGCTGAGCGCATTCTTCAATCACGGGAGGCCGGTGGAGATACCAACAGTGTATCGAACATATTAAACCTTACCGACGGTTTGCTGGCCGATTGCATGCACATTCAGGTTATTGCTACCTTCAATGCCAGCAAGCACCTACTGGACAAAGCCCTGTTACGGAAGGGACGTCTGATGGTCGATTACGCATTTGGTAAGCTGGCGGCCGATAAAGCCAATGAGTTGCTGGCACATATTGGTATGGAGTACCGAACCAAAGAACCAATGACTTTGGCTGACATATTCAATATGGAAGAACAGACCGTTTCGGGTGAGCGGCATGAAGTCAAAATGGGATTCTAG
- a CDS encoding low affinity iron permease family protein has protein sequence METSKFTRFFEKFASRATQATGSSTAFLLALLTIVIWVITGPIFGYSDTWQLVINTGTTIITFLMVFLIQKSQNKDSLAMQIKLNELLAVNRKASNRLLNVEDLTEAELHALHEFFGRLAERAKAEATLSESHSIEEAEEIHEDKLEELEERRVVRQKEKQTHKQQAKTQSVKS, from the coding sequence ATGGAAACTAGTAAATTCACTCGATTTTTTGAAAAATTTGCGTCGAGGGCTACCCAGGCGACTGGCTCCTCAACTGCATTTCTGCTGGCTTTATTAACAATCGTTATATGGGTCATTACAGGCCCAATTTTTGGCTATTCTGATACCTGGCAATTAGTAATCAATACGGGTACCACTATCATTACGTTTCTGATGGTCTTTCTAATTCAGAAATCGCAAAATAAAGACTCGCTTGCGATGCAGATTAAACTGAATGAATTGCTGGCCGTTAATCGAAAAGCCAGCAACAGGCTGCTCAATGTCGAAGATCTGACGGAAGCGGAGCTTCATGCCCTGCACGAATTTTTTGGGCGACTGGCCGAACGGGCAAAAGCAGAAGCGACTCTTTCGGAATCGCACTCAATTGAAGAAGCAGAAGAAATACACGAAGACAAACTGGAAGAATTAGAAGAACGCCGGGTCGTACGTCAAAAAGAGAAGCAGACTCATAAACAACAGGCCAAAACTCAATCGGTAAAGAGCTAG
- a CDS encoding thioredoxin family protein, with protein sequence MQSCFLRFSLGVVLFVAVGTTVFSAALPSDNPSGISFFRGSWKTVVAEAKRQNKPIFLDIYTTWCPPCKRMAKEAFPNPKVGAKFNVHFINYQLDAEKGEGIEIAKRYAVSSYPTGLYITSNGDLIHRSVGYGGVNAMIDQANHMLALPQFRPTIAKGDKDYAEGRRDAPFLRKYLATCKALNRPIDEVLDAYLDALPEQERSTNESISFIAGAIQSSNTKAFGYLIKNRPDSVDSTKQSVAVMVSDALARVLANDFEHACATNDESLLESLIANSERNIISANPSAIRSDVQKQEAADAYRLKFSSQTKNLGK encoded by the coding sequence ATGCAATCCTGCTTTTTACGATTTAGTCTGGGCGTAGTTCTGTTCGTGGCAGTCGGCACAACGGTCTTTAGTGCAGCTCTTCCGTCCGACAATCCATCGGGTATTTCGTTTTTTAGAGGTTCCTGGAAAACCGTAGTAGCCGAAGCCAAACGCCAGAACAAACCGATCTTTCTGGACATTTATACAACCTGGTGCCCGCCCTGCAAACGAATGGCTAAAGAAGCGTTCCCTAACCCGAAAGTGGGCGCTAAATTCAACGTTCATTTCATCAACTATCAGCTCGATGCCGAAAAAGGTGAGGGTATTGAGATCGCGAAACGGTACGCTGTATCGAGTTATCCAACCGGGCTATATATAACCTCAAACGGCGATTTAATTCACCGATCGGTTGGCTACGGAGGTGTAAATGCCATGATCGATCAGGCCAACCATATGCTGGCGTTGCCCCAGTTCCGACCAACAATTGCCAAAGGAGACAAAGACTATGCGGAGGGTCGGCGTGATGCACCATTTCTGAGAAAATATCTGGCGACCTGTAAAGCACTTAACCGGCCCATCGATGAGGTGCTGGATGCTTATCTTGACGCACTACCTGAGCAGGAACGCTCGACAAATGAGTCGATTTCATTTATCGCCGGGGCGATTCAATCATCCAATACCAAAGCATTTGGCTACCTCATCAAAAACCGGCCAGACTCTGTTGACTCAACCAAACAAAGTGTGGCAGTGATGGTTTCCGATGCCCTAGCCCGTGTACTTGCCAATGACTTCGAGCACGCATGCGCAACTAATGATGAATCGCTTCTCGAATCGCTTATTGCCAATAGTGAACGAAACATCATTTCGGCTAATCCGTCGGCAATTAGATCGGATGTCCAGAAACAGGAAGCGGCTGATGCTTACCGCCTGAAATTTTCAAGTCAAACTAAAAATTTGGGCAAATAA
- a CDS encoding ABC transporter ATP-binding protein, which yields MAKTVTPHANPTDTKEQISWRERFAALGNLPAFFRLVWETSPGLFLGNASLRLIRAAIPAATLYIGKLIIDQVVALNKHTAGSTPDDTNYLWWLVAAEFGLAIISTALGRAVSLMDSLLGDLFANKTSIRLMEHAATLDLEQFEDATFYDKLERARRQTTGRTVLLSGVFGQVQELISVAFLAAGLAIYNPWLLLLILLAVTPSFIGDNYFNQRSYSLSRSWTPERRELDYLRFIGASDETAKEVKIFGLSNFLIDRFRSLSWEYFLKNRSLAISRAGWGTLLTALGTAGYYGAYVWIVMRAVGGQISLGDLTFLAGSFRQVRGSLEGILLQFSSLTQEAIYLQDLFDYFAIQPSIHSPGIARPFPNPIREGFVFENVGFKYTNSERWALRNLSFTLHAGEKLALVGENGAGKTTLVKLLARLYDPAEGRILLDGYDLREYDLMELRRNIGVIFQDYTRFKMSAGVNIAVGDIDERTNQPRIEASAQRSLADTVIAKLAGGYDQQLGRSFGKGVELSGGEWQKVALGRAYMRDAQLIILDEPTAALDARAEYEVFQRFGKLTDGKSSVIISHRFSTVRMADRILVLENGTLLEIGSHYELLEKDGRYAELFGLQARGYQ from the coding sequence ATGGCAAAAACGGTAACTCCACACGCTAATCCCACTGATACTAAGGAACAAATAAGCTGGCGCGAACGCTTCGCAGCCCTCGGCAATCTGCCCGCCTTTTTTCGCTTAGTCTGGGAAACTTCGCCCGGCTTGTTTCTGGGCAACGCATCTTTGCGCCTGATTCGGGCGGCAATTCCGGCCGCAACACTCTACATTGGCAAACTTATTATTGATCAGGTTGTAGCCCTGAATAAACATACGGCTGGGTCAACTCCCGATGATACGAACTATCTGTGGTGGCTCGTTGCGGCTGAGTTTGGACTGGCTATTATTTCGACGGCGCTGGGTCGGGCAGTTTCGTTAATGGATAGCCTATTGGGCGATCTATTTGCGAACAAGACATCGATTCGGCTGATGGAACACGCAGCCACGCTCGATCTGGAACAGTTTGAAGATGCTACGTTTTATGACAAGCTCGAACGCGCCCGCCGACAAACGACGGGTCGGACGGTGCTTTTGTCGGGTGTATTCGGGCAAGTACAGGAGTTGATTTCGGTGGCCTTTCTGGCTGCTGGTCTGGCAATCTACAACCCCTGGTTGTTACTCCTGATTCTACTGGCCGTAACGCCATCCTTCATTGGTGATAATTATTTCAATCAGCGGAGTTATTCACTATCGCGTTCGTGGACACCCGAACGGCGCGAACTTGACTACCTGCGCTTCATTGGCGCTAGTGACGAAACGGCCAAAGAGGTCAAGATTTTCGGATTATCCAATTTCCTGATTGATCGCTTCCGTTCCCTATCGTGGGAATACTTTCTCAAAAATCGATCATTAGCCATTAGTCGGGCGGGTTGGGGAACACTACTGACCGCTCTCGGTACGGCGGGTTACTACGGAGCTTACGTCTGGATTGTTATGCGGGCAGTTGGTGGCCAGATTTCGCTGGGGGATCTGACATTCCTGGCGGGATCGTTCCGGCAGGTTCGCGGTTCATTGGAAGGTATTTTACTTCAGTTCAGCAGCCTGACACAGGAAGCCATCTATTTACAGGACCTCTTCGATTATTTCGCCATTCAACCATCGATTCACTCGCCCGGTATAGCAAGGCCATTTCCGAATCCGATTCGGGAAGGTTTTGTTTTCGAAAATGTTGGGTTTAAATACACAAACTCAGAGCGCTGGGCATTGCGTAATTTGTCGTTTACGCTCCACGCGGGCGAGAAGCTTGCGCTCGTCGGCGAAAATGGTGCGGGTAAAACAACACTCGTTAAGCTACTGGCCCGCCTTTACGATCCCGCAGAGGGGCGGATTTTACTCGACGGATATGATCTCCGCGAATATGATTTGATGGAATTACGGCGGAACATCGGCGTTATTTTTCAGGATTATACCCGCTTTAAAATGTCGGCAGGCGTAAACATTGCAGTAGGTGATATTGACGAACGGACCAACCAGCCCCGCATTGAAGCGTCGGCGCAACGAAGCCTGGCCGACACGGTTATTGCCAAACTCGCCGGTGGTTATGACCAGCAGTTGGGCCGCTCATTTGGTAAAGGCGTCGAACTGTCGGGGGGCGAATGGCAGAAAGTTGCCCTCGGCCGGGCCTACATGCGCGACGCTCAATTAATTATTCTGGATGAACCGACAGCCGCACTTGACGCTCGCGCCGAATATGAGGTGTTCCAGCGCTTCGGAAAACTGACTGATGGAAAATCGTCGGTGATTATTTCGCACCGGTTCAGTACCGTTCGAATGGCCGACCGGATTCTGGTTCTGGAGAATGGTACACTGCTCGAGATCGGCAGCCATTACGAATTGCTGGAGAAGGATGGTCGATACGCTGAATTGTTTGGTTTGCAGGCCAGAGGGTATCAATAG
- a CDS encoding DUF5723 family protein, with protein MPKRLLIGILCLVPGFLIAQRMTGYQLSNYAGTNGLTLNPSSIADSRWGTYVNIGTVSFQAANQPRVPLATLFFAQANIKLHGQSLAMKEVDMHGPGAMYQLPNNHAFAVTTRYRSDLNLTGAFDLIDWFQGSTAPLADINRSAHLTSTAFGEIALSYALPIFVKDHHFVKAGGTYKYIRGLQTTELAANGKFGAPSDWLGYSLNSLTTTYSDLITLNQLTFGDALFGKIPGTGNGFDIGFTYEFRPEPESFYYPMDGKTLVDASATKYKFRFGLSLLDIGSIRYKNASSWMVQPRDGTLLQSEIKPPRTPTQVRDAVARSLGIVPEGTIGDLTVKLPQTLSVQLDAQVRKGWFVGAAWWKPTRPAADRAAIAQHRSELITFGPRYESAGLEFSAMVNYWQDLGKVSLGTHVRIGMFTIGSDNLVGFIADNGMAAHLFAGVTLPIGAKRPRDSDGDHVSDQRDFCPSVPGVWAFQGCPDTDSDGIQDKDDNCPQDAGPKSNKGCPDSDGDGILDKNDACPHEAGPAKYNGCPDTDGDGIANNNDECPTVAGSAAMAGCPDTDADGLRDNQDTCPNEAGLKELDGCALKVVANKDTTLSEQDRLFVSLLGKSWLRGVQGNKAVLEQLKTYLTANPTRLVMLEFLGGNEEQLVRVATLFKDDLGTYFGTSDRFRFTVNVITGQAPGLAVKLGNSQ; from the coding sequence ATGCCCAAACGTCTACTTATTGGTATTCTTTGTTTAGTGCCTGGTTTTCTGATTGCGCAGCGGATGACTGGTTATCAGCTTAGTAATTATGCTGGCACCAATGGGTTAACTTTAAATCCATCTTCAATTGCTGATTCTCGCTGGGGGACTTACGTTAACATAGGAACAGTATCGTTTCAGGCTGCCAATCAGCCTCGCGTGCCATTGGCAACGCTTTTCTTTGCTCAGGCTAATATTAAACTGCATGGGCAGAGCCTGGCCATGAAAGAAGTTGATATGCATGGGCCGGGGGCTATGTATCAATTGCCTAATAATCATGCATTTGCGGTTACTACCCGATATCGGTCCGATCTTAATCTGACCGGGGCTTTTGACCTGATCGACTGGTTTCAGGGAAGCACAGCACCCCTGGCAGATATTAACCGTTCGGCTCATTTGACATCAACCGCTTTCGGTGAAATTGCTTTGTCGTATGCACTGCCAATATTTGTTAAGGATCATCATTTTGTTAAGGCGGGGGGAACCTATAAATACATTCGTGGTCTGCAAACAACAGAATTAGCGGCCAACGGGAAATTCGGAGCACCTTCTGATTGGCTTGGCTATTCACTTAACAGCCTGACAACGACTTACTCGGACCTTATTACACTAAATCAACTGACTTTTGGCGATGCTCTTTTTGGGAAAATACCCGGAACAGGCAATGGCTTCGATATTGGATTTACATATGAATTCAGGCCGGAGCCCGAGTCGTTTTACTATCCAATGGATGGCAAAACGCTTGTCGATGCGTCTGCAACAAAATATAAATTCAGATTCGGATTATCGCTTCTGGATATTGGCAGTATCCGGTATAAAAATGCCAGTTCCTGGATGGTTCAGCCACGCGATGGAACGCTTCTTCAGTCGGAGATAAAGCCGCCCAGAACACCTACACAGGTAAGAGATGCCGTAGCCCGATCGCTGGGAATTGTACCTGAGGGCACAATTGGTGATCTGACGGTGAAACTACCCCAGACATTGTCGGTTCAGTTGGATGCTCAGGTCCGTAAGGGCTGGTTTGTCGGGGCTGCCTGGTGGAAACCCACCCGACCAGCGGCAGATAGGGCGGCCATTGCTCAGCATCGGTCCGAACTTATAACATTCGGCCCTCGCTATGAATCGGCTGGCCTGGAGTTTTCGGCGATGGTTAATTACTGGCAGGATTTGGGTAAGGTATCACTTGGTACGCACGTTCGGATCGGCATGTTCACGATCGGAAGCGATAATTTAGTTGGGTTTATTGCGGATAATGGCATGGCAGCTCATCTCTTCGCGGGTGTAACCTTGCCCATTGGAGCGAAGCGGCCAAGGGATAGCGATGGGGACCATGTTTCTGACCAGCGTGATTTTTGTCCGTCTGTACCGGGTGTCTGGGCTTTTCAGGGTTGCCCCGATACCGACAGCGATGGCATTCAGGATAAAGACGATAACTGCCCGCAGGATGCCGGACCAAAATCTAACAAAGGCTGTCCGGATTCTGATGGTGATGGTATTTTAGATAAAAACGATGCCTGTCCTCATGAAGCAGGACCGGCCAAATACAACGGCTGCCCAGATACCGACGGTGATGGTATCGCCAATAACAACGATGAATGCCCAACTGTGGCCGGTTCGGCTGCTATGGCCGGTTGTCCGGATACTGATGCCGATGGTCTGCGCGACAATCAGGATACCTGTCCAAACGAAGCAGGTTTGAAAGAACTTGACGGCTGCGCGTTGAAAGTGGTAGCCAATAAAGATACTACCTTATCAGAACAGGATCGGTTGTTCGTTAGTCTGTTAGGGAAAAGCTGGTTACGAGGGGTTCAAGGCAATAAGGCAGTTTTGGAGCAACTAAAAACTTACCTGACAGCTAACCCTACCCGATTAGTAATGCTGGAATTTTTGGGCGGAAATGAGGAGCAGTTGGTTCGGGTGGCCACGCTTTTTAAAGATGATCTGGGAACCTATTTCGGTACTTCCGATCGTTTCCGTTTTACGGTAAACGTCATTACAGGACAAGCGCCCGGCCTGGCGGTAAAACTGGGGAATAGTCAGTAG